The Pseudomonas baetica genome includes a region encoding these proteins:
- a CDS encoding enoyl-CoA hydratase/isomerase family protein yields MTAQASSPGTQSMDATQHEVLAEVRNHIGHLTLNRPTGLNAITLDMVRLLQQQLDAWATDTHVHAVVLRGAGEKAFCAGGDIRSLYDSYKSGDTLHEDFFVEEYALDLTIHHYRKPVLALMDGFVLGGGMGLVQGADLRVVTEKSRLAMPEVAIGYFPDVGGSYFLPRIPGELGIYLGVSGVQIRAADALYCGLADWYLDSSKLALLDEKLDQMEWQDTPLKTLQNLLAKHAVQTLPDAPLQALRPAIDHFFALPDVPSMVEQLREVTVADSHLWATSTADLLQTRSPLAMAVTLEMLRRGRHLSLEHCFALELHLDLQWFARGDLIEGVRALLIDKDKTPRWNPPTLAALDASHVASFFHGFDESGS; encoded by the coding sequence ATGACTGCTCAGGCTTCATCCCCGGGGACTCAGTCCATGGATGCCACGCAACACGAAGTGCTGGCCGAGGTTCGCAACCACATCGGTCACCTGACCCTCAACCGCCCCACCGGCCTCAACGCCATTACCCTCGACATGGTTCGCCTGCTGCAACAGCAGCTCGACGCCTGGGCTACCGACACCCATGTCCACGCAGTGGTGCTGCGCGGTGCCGGTGAAAAAGCCTTTTGCGCTGGCGGCGACATTCGTTCGCTCTACGACAGTTACAAGAGCGGCGACACGCTGCACGAAGATTTTTTCGTCGAGGAATACGCCCTCGACCTGACGATTCACCACTACCGCAAACCGGTGCTGGCCTTGATGGACGGCTTTGTCCTCGGCGGCGGCATGGGGCTGGTGCAAGGCGCCGATCTGCGCGTGGTCACCGAGAAAAGCCGTCTGGCGATGCCGGAAGTGGCCATCGGTTATTTCCCGGACGTCGGCGGCAGCTATTTCCTGCCGCGCATTCCCGGTGAGCTGGGGATTTATCTGGGCGTCAGCGGTGTGCAGATTCGCGCCGCCGATGCGCTGTATTGCGGACTGGCTGACTGGTATCTGGACAGCAGTAAGTTGGCACTGCTCGATGAAAAACTCGACCAGATGGAATGGCAGGACACGCCGCTCAAGACCTTGCAAAACCTGCTGGCCAAACACGCGGTACAAACGCTGCCCGATGCGCCGCTCCAAGCCTTGCGCCCGGCCATCGACCATTTCTTCGCGCTGCCGGACGTGCCGAGCATGGTCGAACAACTGCGCGAGGTGACCGTTGCCGACAGCCACCTATGGGCGACCAGCACCGCTGACCTGCTGCAAACCCGTTCGCCATTAGCCATGGCCGTGACCCTGGAAATGCTCCGTCGTGGCCGGCATCTGAGCCTGGAACATTGCTTCGCTCTGGAGCTGCACCTGGATCTCCAATGGTTCGCCCGTGGCGATTTGATCGAAGGCGTGCGCGCCCTGCTGATCGACAAAGACAAGACACCTCGCTGGAACCCGCCCACCCTTGCTGCACTGGACGCAAGCCACGTCGCGAGTTTCTTCCACGGGTTTGATGAGAGCGGGAGCTGA
- a CDS encoding HPP family protein, whose protein sequence is MLARWLPAAINTRPTEWSRAAIGMALGTLFSVWLCAQVFGHEVAYHLIGPLGASAVLLFAVSSGALAQPWSILGGYLCAGVMALLVAHVLGRTLGSACLAAGMALILMCWLRCLHPPAGALALTLVLADPATIALDWQAMAPVMLGAACMLASALAYNNLTRIRYPKRPAEPAPAVAPVDTQAITAEDLKRALADMEAFIDVTPEDLEQLIHASERHAKRRSITQTFT, encoded by the coding sequence ATGCTCGCTCGCTGGTTGCCCGCCGCCATCAACACTCGCCCCACCGAATGGAGCCGCGCCGCAATCGGCATGGCATTGGGCACGTTGTTCAGTGTGTGGCTGTGCGCTCAGGTGTTTGGTCACGAGGTGGCTTATCACCTGATCGGGCCGCTGGGTGCATCGGCAGTGTTGCTGTTTGCCGTGTCCTCCGGCGCCCTCGCCCAGCCATGGTCGATTCTCGGTGGTTATCTGTGTGCCGGCGTCATGGCGTTGCTGGTCGCCCATGTGCTCGGCCGAACCCTCGGCAGCGCCTGTCTGGCGGCGGGCATGGCCTTGATCCTGATGTGCTGGCTGCGTTGTCTGCACCCGCCGGCGGGAGCTTTGGCATTGACGTTGGTTCTCGCCGACCCCGCAACCATCGCCCTGGACTGGCAAGCCATGGCGCCGGTGATGCTCGGCGCCGCGTGCATGCTTGCCAGCGCGCTGGCCTACAACAACCTGACGCGCATTCGCTATCCAAAACGTCCCGCCGAACCTGCGCCGGCGGTTGCCCCGGTCGACACTCAGGCTATCACCGCCGAAGACCTGAAACGGGCCCTGGCCGACATGGAAGCCTTCATCGACGTCACTCCCGAAGACCTCGAACAACTGATCCACGCCAGCGAACGGCACGCAAAACGGCGCAGCATTACCCAAACCTTCACCTGA
- a CDS encoding MFS transporter, which yields MATYSRLIRRLMISSLTVVISRALISPLLTLFLSNKLGLDPQDVGLLLGVAVFNATLLSLYGGYIIDKLDKRRLLILTMLSSGIGLILLTFAQDLYLVTLVLIISETASALFLICSKAILSENLPLGQRVKAFSLNYTLTNIGYAVGPMIGVVIAGVQPSAPFIVAGAIAIGSIFLLLGATREVRPISTVGQPQSFLKTLIILKNDRTMILFVLGCLLSTLVHGRFTLYLSQYLLVTHTQQQTLDTMAALLACNAITVILLQYQIGRLLKREHLRHWIAGGTALFIVGLIGFSFADSLIGWCVAMFIFTLGEMIIYPADFLFVDTLAPEELRGSYYGAQNLAALGGAASPVMCGFLLMHTPAPSMFYALSALAALGGYLCFVSGRRVASIQK from the coding sequence GTGGCCACCTATTCGCGCCTCATTCGCCGGTTGATGATCAGCTCGCTGACCGTCGTCATCAGCCGCGCCCTGATCAGCCCGCTGCTGACCTTGTTCCTCAGCAACAAACTCGGACTTGACCCACAGGATGTCGGCCTGTTGTTGGGCGTTGCGGTGTTCAACGCGACGCTGCTGTCGCTGTATGGTGGCTACATCATCGATAAGCTGGATAAACGCCGGTTGCTGATTCTGACCATGCTGTCGAGCGGCATCGGTCTGATCCTCCTGACCTTCGCGCAGGACCTGTACCTGGTCACGCTGGTGCTGATCATCAGCGAAACCGCGTCGGCGCTGTTCCTGATCTGCTCCAAGGCGATCCTCAGCGAAAATCTGCCATTGGGCCAACGGGTCAAGGCGTTTTCCCTGAATTACACGCTGACCAACATCGGTTACGCCGTCGGCCCGATGATTGGCGTGGTGATTGCCGGGGTGCAACCGTCAGCCCCTTTTATCGTCGCCGGGGCGATTGCCATCGGCAGCATTTTCCTGCTGCTCGGCGCTACCAGAGAGGTGCGCCCGATAAGCACGGTCGGCCAACCGCAAAGCTTTCTGAAGACGCTGATCATCCTGAAAAACGACCGCACGATGATCCTGTTCGTCCTCGGTTGCCTGCTCAGCACACTGGTGCACGGACGCTTCACTTTGTACCTGTCGCAATACCTGCTAGTGACGCACACCCAGCAACAAACACTGGACACCATGGCCGCGCTGCTTGCCTGCAACGCGATCACGGTGATTTTGCTGCAGTACCAGATCGGCCGCTTGCTCAAGCGCGAGCACCTGCGACACTGGATTGCCGGGGGCACGGCGCTGTTCATCGTCGGGCTGATCGGCTTCAGCTTCGCCGACAGCCTGATTGGCTGGTGTGTGGCGATGTTTATCTTCACCCTCGGCGAGATGATCATTTACCCGGCGGATTTCCTTTTCGTTGACACCCTCGCCCCGGAGGAACTGCGTGGCAGTTATTACGGCGCGCAGAACCTGGCGGCGCTGGGCGGTGCAGCGAGCCCGGTGATGTGTGGGTTTCTACTGATGCACACACCGGCGCCGAGCATGTTTTATGCCCTGAGTGCGCTCGCCGCATTAGGCGGGTACTTGTGTTTCGTCAGCGGACGAAGGGTTGCTTCAATTCAAAAATAA
- a CDS encoding tetratricopeptide repeat protein: MPQSRRYLFISLGLVLVILIGWLSLRSTAPVVPEAIKHGYSEALAAARAGQPGAARQLYQQLGRPDLSVKRRIWLHAELLNYPSPQALKLADADLLNEAPEVRLAAIKSIVGLVPGGQRSLLLGPLLDDEEQTVRFAAINALLGLTPDELGLYFAPLQQAIDGWEQALKGEPESAATYAQLARLHLHNAELKEAQTALDNTLRLEPGNLPALVMQIDVLDRQGQSDAARQLLAQQLKAQPDSAYLQHALGLWLLHHGQREYALLGLSKAVELEPDNKDYRYDLATTLHGAEELEAAQKQLQEIVQRHPADRKARVLLINYWKESGQLQNVQILLAQLEQMNPDDPALQQGL, from the coding sequence ATGCCTCAATCGCGCCGCTATCTGTTTATCAGCCTTGGCCTCGTACTCGTCATACTCATCGGCTGGTTGTCCCTGCGCAGCACCGCGCCCGTGGTGCCCGAGGCGATCAAACACGGCTACAGCGAAGCGCTGGCCGCCGCTCGTGCCGGACAACCGGGCGCGGCGCGTCAGTTGTATCAGCAATTGGGCCGTCCCGACCTGTCGGTCAAACGGCGGATCTGGCTGCATGCCGAACTGCTTAATTATCCGAGCCCGCAAGCCCTGAAACTGGCCGACGCCGACCTGCTCAACGAAGCCCCCGAAGTGCGCCTGGCAGCCATCAAAAGCATTGTCGGATTGGTACCGGGCGGGCAACGCAGCCTGTTGCTCGGGCCGTTGCTCGACGACGAAGAGCAAACCGTGCGCTTCGCCGCGATCAACGCATTACTCGGCCTGACGCCAGATGAGCTGGGCCTGTATTTCGCACCGTTGCAGCAAGCGATCGATGGCTGGGAACAGGCGCTTAAAGGCGAACCCGAAAGCGCCGCCACCTACGCGCAATTGGCCCGTCTGCATCTGCATAACGCCGAACTCAAAGAGGCGCAGACTGCGCTGGACAATACCCTGCGTCTGGAACCCGGCAACTTGCCGGCGCTGGTGATGCAGATCGATGTGCTTGATCGCCAGGGTCAGAGCGATGCCGCCCGACAGTTGCTCGCGCAACAGCTTAAAGCGCAGCCAGACTCTGCTTATCTGCAACATGCTCTGGGTTTGTGGCTGCTGCATCACGGGCAACGCGAATATGCCCTGCTCGGTTTGTCCAAAGCCGTGGAGCTGGAGCCGGACAACAAGGATTACCGCTACGACCTTGCCACCACCCTGCACGGCGCCGAAGAGCTGGAAGCGGCGCAGAAGCAATTGCAGGAGATCGTTCAGCGCCATCCCGCCGATCGCAAGGCGCGGGTGTTGCTGATCAACTATTGGAAGGAAAGCGGGCAATTGCAGAACGTGCAGATTCTGTTGGCCCAGCTGGAGCAGATGAATCCTGATGATCCGGCTTTGCAACAAGGGCTCTGA
- a CDS encoding FUSC family protein has protein sequence MQALLIYFKAVTHPGQAILLFALRTIVAGLLTLYLAFVFDLDQPKWSIMAVVIVSQPLAGMALARSFGQVIGTTLGAAVAVLIMSIFPQAPLPFITTLALWLALCTAGGTLLRYTSSQAFVLSGYTAVVVALLAVPDQDGTFLLAVTRVTETLLAVACVCVVSLLTARPQAVATGYFAKVDQVIKLAASHAAAVLRTEESEDDFQRRQMRLLAEISALEGLRRHLYFDAPRLRSANNLVLLLGNQLMLLTSRLTALRHQRELLTERWEGDLPLDIQRLRAEELALFDQLAEQGRSLPAASRHQFFTLQQQFEALAYEAEQLTEDMSATLRSLAWALRWEQARLLQQFEQILELSEAIQEGREASCLYRGQSNPLHLDFTLASMNAIRAFTALLVAGLIWIETAWDGARGGMILVGILCSLMATFPRPLMAAQSYARGLGLALVVSAFYQFMLVPAISDFELLALLLAPLLYVIAVGIASPATAGIGMGLGLSSFLLLGPQNVGTGQNTAIQWFEFAGAYVSAAMLALMVYAWIFPFRPAWRIRRLYNEAREQVYQLTKAPATDEQQFAFESRMVDRLTSMLGLLPAVDDRPTQQLYEVSLACVALGVAMHQLRQQAQNNALLTDAYSQRLSSALRRTGRLVAGRQGAQLAPVLAALNTLGDELDDLHVASHEHLWAVFRMRVALLIVVSFLERHGEHLQHNTPVGEPALAH, from the coding sequence ATGCAAGCCCTGTTGATTTATTTCAAGGCAGTGACTCATCCCGGTCAGGCCATCCTGCTGTTTGCCCTGCGTACCATTGTGGCGGGGTTGCTGACCCTGTACCTGGCGTTTGTGTTCGATCTTGATCAGCCCAAGTGGTCGATCATGGCCGTCGTCATTGTCAGTCAGCCGCTCGCAGGGATGGCACTGGCGCGCAGTTTTGGTCAGGTGATCGGCACTACCCTGGGCGCGGCGGTAGCGGTATTGATCATGTCGATATTTCCCCAGGCACCTTTGCCGTTCATTACCACGCTGGCACTGTGGCTGGCGCTGTGCACGGCCGGCGGTACGTTGCTGCGCTACACCAGCTCTCAAGCGTTTGTGCTCAGCGGGTATACGGCGGTGGTAGTGGCATTACTGGCAGTTCCCGATCAGGACGGCACGTTTCTGCTGGCCGTCACCCGTGTTACCGAAACCTTGCTGGCCGTGGCGTGTGTCTGCGTGGTCAGCCTGCTTACGGCGCGCCCGCAAGCCGTTGCCACGGGTTACTTCGCCAAAGTCGATCAGGTGATCAAACTGGCAGCCAGCCATGCCGCTGCGGTGCTGCGCACGGAGGAAAGTGAAGACGATTTCCAGCGTCGACAAATGCGCTTGCTCGCTGAAATCAGTGCTCTGGAGGGTTTACGTCGGCATTTGTACTTCGATGCGCCACGTTTGCGCAGCGCCAATAACCTGGTGCTGTTGTTGGGTAATCAACTGATGCTGCTGACCTCGCGCCTGACCGCCTTACGGCATCAGCGTGAACTGCTGACTGAGCGCTGGGAGGGCGATCTGCCGCTGGACATCCAGCGTCTGCGGGCCGAGGAACTGGCACTGTTCGACCAGTTGGCGGAGCAGGGCAGGTCGCTGCCTGCGGCGTCGCGCCATCAATTTTTCACGCTGCAGCAGCAGTTCGAGGCGCTGGCTTACGAGGCCGAGCAACTGACCGAAGACATGAGCGCCACCCTGCGTTCACTGGCCTGGGCGTTGCGCTGGGAACAGGCGCGGCTGTTACAGCAATTCGAACAGATTCTGGAATTGAGCGAGGCCATACAGGAAGGGCGCGAGGCCAGTTGCCTTTACCGAGGGCAGTCCAATCCTTTGCATCTGGATTTCACGCTGGCCTCGATGAACGCAATCCGCGCCTTTACCGCGTTGCTGGTTGCCGGCTTGATCTGGATCGAAACCGCTTGGGACGGTGCACGGGGCGGCATGATTTTGGTGGGGATTCTCTGTTCGCTCATGGCGACCTTCCCGCGACCGTTGATGGCCGCGCAGAGTTACGCTCGCGGGTTGGGGCTGGCCCTCGTGGTATCGGCGTTCTATCAGTTCATGCTGGTGCCGGCGATCAGTGATTTCGAGCTATTGGCCTTGCTTCTTGCACCGTTGCTCTATGTGATCGCGGTCGGCATCGCGAGCCCGGCTACAGCGGGAATCGGCATGGGGCTGGGGTTGTCGAGTTTTCTCCTGCTCGGCCCGCAGAATGTCGGCACTGGACAGAACACCGCGATTCAATGGTTCGAGTTCGCCGGTGCGTATGTCAGCGCGGCGATGCTGGCGCTGATGGTCTATGCGTGGATTTTTCCGTTCCGGCCGGCATGGCGCATTCGTCGTCTCTATAACGAAGCGCGGGAGCAGGTCTACCAACTGACCAAGGCGCCGGCCACCGATGAACAACAATTTGCCTTCGAAAGCCGCATGGTCGATCGCCTGACCAGCATGCTGGGCTTGCTGCCTGCCGTGGATGACCGCCCCACGCAGCAACTGTATGAAGTCAGTCTGGCCTGCGTGGCACTGGGTGTGGCAATGCACCAGCTCAGGCAACAGGCGCAGAACAATGCGCTGTTGACGGACGCTTACAGTCAACGCTTGTCCTCGGCGTTACGCAGGACCGGACGCCTTGTGGCAGGGCGTCAGGGCGCGCAACTGGCGCCGGTGCTCGCGGCCCTTAATACACTGGGCGATGAGCTGGATGATCTGCACGTCGCCAGCCATGAACATCTATGGGCGGTGTTTCGCATGCGTGTGGCCCTGCTGATTGTCGTGTCATTCCTCGAACGCCACGGCGAACACCTGCAACACAATACCCCCGTAGGAGAACCGGCCCTTGCCCATTGA
- a CDS encoding DUF1656 domain-containing protein has protein sequence MPIDFEIGGVYLPPIAQALLLAIPIFMLLDGCLRRLGVLRLVWHEALFEGALYACVCAALILLMGA, from the coding sequence TTGCCCATTGATTTCGAGATTGGTGGCGTTTATCTGCCGCCCATTGCCCAGGCCTTGCTGCTGGCCATACCGATTTTCATGCTGTTGGACGGGTGCTTGCGGCGCTTGGGTGTATTGCGTCTGGTCTGGCACGAAGCGCTGTTCGAAGGCGCGCTGTATGCCTGCGTCTGTGCCGCGCTGATTTTGTTGATGGGAGCCTGA
- a CDS encoding biotin/lipoyl-binding protein — MTLAVVLLALVLGWFAWEHYTRAPWTRDARIRADVVTLSADVSGRIVSLAVQDNQHVDKGQLLMEIDPARYQLAVEHSRRSVEVAKATLGQSQAAIVASEALLKQRQSEERRRRTLKQGFAISGEEWEKSSTDVAVAQADLLRNQANLGLAEANVQLAIAALTQAELDLQRTRVESPVSGYVTNLLTRQGDYAVAGGALLALVDSDSFYVSGYFEETKLPRIEEGDRVRIQLMSGETFGGTVQSIAFAIADRENAQGSRLLANINPSYTWVKLAQRVPVRIEIDKDYAGKNRLRAGTTATVSVLEAQKSPATE; from the coding sequence ATGACCCTGGCAGTGGTGCTGCTGGCCCTCGTGCTCGGCTGGTTTGCCTGGGAGCATTACACCCGTGCACCGTGGACTCGAGACGCTCGGATCAGGGCGGATGTGGTGACGCTGTCGGCGGATGTTTCGGGGCGCATCGTCAGCCTCGCGGTGCAGGACAACCAGCATGTCGACAAGGGCCAGTTGCTGATGGAGATCGACCCGGCGCGCTACCAATTGGCGGTAGAGCATTCGCGGCGCTCGGTTGAGGTGGCGAAGGCGACGCTGGGGCAGTCGCAAGCCGCGATCGTTGCCAGTGAAGCTCTGCTTAAGCAGCGCCAGAGCGAAGAGCGGCGCCGGCGTACGCTCAAGCAGGGGTTTGCGATCTCCGGCGAAGAATGGGAGAAATCCAGTACCGACGTGGCTGTGGCTCAGGCGGATCTGTTGCGCAATCAAGCCAACCTCGGACTGGCCGAGGCCAATGTGCAATTGGCGATTGCCGCACTGACCCAGGCTGAACTGGATCTGCAGCGTACCCGCGTCGAATCCCCGGTCAGTGGCTACGTGACCAATCTGCTGACACGCCAGGGCGATTACGCCGTGGCCGGTGGCGCCTTGTTGGCACTGGTGGACAGCGATTCGTTCTACGTCAGTGGCTATTTTGAAGAAACCAAGTTGCCGCGCATCGAGGAGGGCGATCGAGTGCGCATTCAATTGATGAGCGGGGAAACCTTCGGCGGCACGGTACAGAGCATCGCCTTCGCTATTGCTGACCGGGAGAACGCACAGGGCAGTCGACTGCTGGCGAACATCAACCCGAGCTACACCTGGGTGAAACTGGCGCAGCGGGTGCCGGTGCGGATCGAGATTGACAAGGACTACGCCGGCAAAAACCGCCTGCGCGCCGGTACAACCGCCACCGTCAGTGTTCTGGAGGCACAAAAAAGCCCCGCGACCGAATGA
- a CDS encoding efflux transporter outer membrane subunit: MSLKVFLPSLLVLALSACAVGPDYKTPATEAANITTATDGANGQKNFDRSKFEGIWWQQFDDPTLSQLVTQSLQGNRELRVAFARWKAARAIRDDASNDAMPTITSRASSDLAKGQIPGQTTNRVNSERYDLGLDMAWELDLFGRIQRNLEASDADQQAAEADLYQLQVTMIAELVDAYGQLRGAQLREKIAVANLNNQQESRKITISLRDAGVGDQLDVERADARLASVEASVPQLQAEQVRQKNRIATLLGERPDKLTVDLSPKDLPAIAKALPIGNPGELLQRRPDILSAERQLASATARIGVAKADLFPRVSLSGFLGWTAGRGSQIGSSAANAWALGPSITWAAFDLGSVRARLRGADADAEGALATYEQQVLLALEESENAFSDYGKRQQRLISLIRQSESSRKAADLAEIRYREGTTDFLVLLDAQRERLNAEDSQAQAEVDLYRGVVAIYKALGGGWQPEQVASQ; encoded by the coding sequence ATGAGTCTGAAAGTCTTCCTGCCGAGTCTGCTGGTGCTGGCCCTGAGTGCCTGCGCCGTCGGCCCCGACTACAAGACCCCAGCGACGGAGGCGGCCAACATCACGACCGCCACCGACGGTGCCAACGGACAGAAGAACTTTGACCGGTCGAAGTTCGAAGGCATCTGGTGGCAGCAATTTGATGATCCGACCCTCAGCCAGTTGGTGACGCAATCGCTGCAAGGCAACCGTGAACTGCGTGTTGCGTTCGCCCGCTGGAAAGCCGCCCGCGCCATCCGCGACGACGCCAGCAACGATGCGATGCCGACCATCACCAGCCGCGCCAGCAGTGATCTGGCCAAGGGCCAGATCCCCGGCCAGACCACCAACCGGGTCAATAGCGAACGCTATGACCTGGGTCTGGACATGGCCTGGGAACTGGACTTGTTTGGCCGTATCCAGCGCAATCTGGAAGCCAGCGACGCCGACCAGCAGGCCGCCGAAGCTGATCTTTACCAACTGCAAGTCACCATGATTGCCGAACTGGTGGACGCTTACGGTCAACTGCGTGGTGCGCAACTGCGCGAGAAGATCGCCGTGGCCAACCTGAACAACCAGCAGGAGTCGCGCAAGATCACCATCAGCCTGCGTGATGCCGGCGTTGGCGATCAGCTCGATGTCGAACGTGCCGACGCGCGCCTGGCGTCGGTTGAAGCCAGCGTGCCGCAATTGCAGGCAGAGCAGGTTCGGCAGAAAAACCGCATCGCCACCCTGCTGGGTGAACGCCCGGACAAGCTGACGGTGGACCTGAGTCCTAAAGACTTGCCGGCGATTGCCAAGGCTCTGCCTATCGGTAATCCGGGCGAACTGTTGCAACGTCGGCCGGACATCCTCAGTGCCGAACGCCAACTGGCCTCTGCCACGGCACGTATTGGTGTGGCCAAAGCGGACCTGTTCCCTCGGGTCAGTCTCAGTGGTTTTCTGGGCTGGACCGCCGGACGTGGTTCGCAGATCGGTTCATCGGCAGCCAATGCCTGGGCACTGGGCCCGAGCATCACCTGGGCGGCGTTCGACCTTGGCAGCGTGCGGGCGCGTTTGCGCGGTGCCGATGCGGACGCCGAGGGCGCGCTGGCGACCTACGAGCAACAAGTGCTGCTGGCACTGGAAGAGTCGGAAAACGCCTTCAGCGACTACGGCAAACGGCAGCAACGGTTGATCTCGCTGATCCGTCAGAGTGAATCGAGCCGCAAGGCTGCCGATCTGGCCGAGATTCGCTATCGCGAAGGCACCACGGACTTCCTCGTATTGCTCGACGCGCAGCGTGAACGGTTGAACGCCGAAGACAGTCAGGCCCAGGCCGAAGTCGATCTGTATCGCGGCGTTGTCGCAATCTACAAGGCCCTGGGTGGTGGCTGGCAACCGGAGCAGGTCGCCAGTCAGTAA